The genomic stretch TATCCTTCTCGGCAAAGGTTCTGAAGAAACAGATAAGCAGCTATACAGATTTCTCGATAATGGCGAGCGCGACGTGGCCCTGCGCTTTGACCTTACGGTGCCACTCGCGCGTTTTGCAGCCATGCACCTAAACGAGCTAGATTTACCCTTTAGGCGCTATCATATAGCCCCAGTCTGGCGCGCTGAAAAACCCCAAAAGGGCCGCTATCGAGAGTTCATGCAGTGCGATTTTGATATAATTGGGACCGCATCTGCATATGCAGATGCCGAGATCATAGCCATAATACACAGCTCATTAAGCGCGCTTAGCGTAAAGCATAGGATTCGCATTAACAACAGAAGTATTTTAAATGGTTTTTTAGAGAGTTTAGGAGCTAAAGAGCACGCAACTCATATACTTCGCGCGATCGATAAGTTGGATAAACTGGGAAATAACGTCGTCGCCGAAGAGCTATCGACCAATGCTGGCCTGGATACTAGCAGCATCGATAAGATTTTTAACTTTTTATCAATTTCTCGGGGCCAATGCGACAACGAGGAGATTATTTCCAAGCTACAAAGCTTTTTAGCAGATAGCGAGTTAGCGCTTCAAGCTGTAAACGAACTGGACAACTTGAGCGGTCTTCTAAGTGCTTTTAGTCTAGGGGACGAAGATTATTCTTTCGATTTATCCATCGCTAGAGGGCTAGATTACTACACAGGAATTGTTTTTGAAACGGTTTGCTGCGACTTGCCGCAAATCGGTTCCATTTGCTCTGGTGGGCGTTATGATAACTTGGCGAGTCTCTATACTAAAGCCAAACTCCCCGGCGTTGGAGCTTCGATTGGCTTAGATCGCCTACTTGCGGCCCTAGAAGAGCTACACGAACTTTCGCAGTACAAACCTTCGCCGGAGGTATTGGTTACTCTTATGGATGATGATTGCACACATCACTCTATTAAGATTTCTCATATATTGAGAGAAGCTGGTATTTCGACAGAACTTTTTCTCGAGCCTAACAAAAAACTTGCTTCACAACTAAAATACGCGGACAAAAAGCACTTTGCACTAGTAGTTATAGCTGGTGAGCGCGAAGCGGAGCAACATTGCTGTAGCATCAAGGACATGCGCGTGGGCGAGCAGAGGGACGGCGTTCTACTCTCGGAACTAGTAGAGGTGACAAAGCAAATGCTTGAACGCGTAACGGCTTAGACATGCTTACACTATCTATCAAGAATTTTAAACTCAACCTAACCATAGGAGCACACTGCAGAGAG from Deltaproteobacteria bacterium encodes the following:
- the hisS gene encoding histidine--tRNA ligase; this translates as MTPRILKGFRDFLPDTAFARQCLIRKLEKVFLSFGLSPIDTPALEYADILLGKGSEETDKQLYRFLDNGERDVALRFDLTVPLARFAAMHLNELDLPFRRYHIAPVWRAEKPQKGRYREFMQCDFDIIGTASAYADAEIIAIIHSSLSALSVKHRIRINNRSILNGFLESLGAKEHATHILRAIDKLDKLGNNVVAEELSTNAGLDTSSIDKIFNFLSISRGQCDNEEIISKLQSFLADSELALQAVNELDNLSGLLSAFSLGDEDYSFDLSIARGLDYYTGIVFETVCCDLPQIGSICSGGRYDNLASLYTKAKLPGVGASIGLDRLLAALEELHELSQYKPSPEVLVTLMDDDCTHHSIKISHILREAGISTELFLEPNKKLASQLKYADKKHFALVVIAGEREAEQHCCSIKDMRVGEQRDGVLLSELVEVTKQMLERVTA